In one window of Branchiostoma floridae strain S238N-H82 chromosome 14, Bfl_VNyyK, whole genome shotgun sequence DNA:
- the LOC118430353 gene encoding mucin-5AC-like: MEAFNWMSRSAFPLLYLGFFLLLPTLGVPSYKIGRQLQTVTTDTATVPSTSALNTGGTTVSSAVGTFSKGTDGISSQQGATTSTNGGTITVSHGTATVNSLKSTLSMTTTQTTETSSAVPSKTISTPTVTTTGENTSQKFSTLSPSTMASTEPKGSTSVSNTTAEMLETIPQTMPGTTVLMTDTINTTMKAPLSTASGAYNQTNSTNTKNITASINPRNSTTATTEVNQTWTTDTYSSSIMTTVGNVTGQGSSSVLNPDQVKGLIMICTTIGFLTILSIVSYSLKVCWWDKRTPGNVEKGRKVYEVPPTAPRKVPKRKKSLPRDPRRAGRRGDDLDSDRPYQTFDYDKYDHAYIQPVDHHPSGRYVYAYGGSSKSSLGSMPEEPEDVYLKLHE, translated from the exons ATGGAAGCCTTTAACTGGATGTCAAGATCAGCATTTCCTCTGCTGTATCTCGGATTCTTTCTCCTGTTACCAACATTGGGAGTACCTTCCTACAAAATAGGACGACAGCTTCAAACAGTGACTACTGACACCGCAACGGTACCTTCAACAAGTGCCCTTAACACTGGTGGTACCACAGTCAGCTCTGCTGTAGGTACTTTCTCCAAAGGTACTGATGGTATTTCTTCCCAGCAAGGTGCCACCACAAGTACCAATGGTGGTACAATAACAGTAAGCCATGGAACTGCTACTGTAAATTCTTTGAAAAGTACTTTGTCGATGACAACTACGCAAACAACTGAAACAAGCTCAGCAGTGCCTTCCAAAACAATAAGTACGCCAACAGTCACTACCACTGGTGAAAACACTTCTCAAAAGTTCAGCACGCTTTCACCATCAACCATGGCAAGTACTGAACCCAAAGGAAGCACATCCGTATCAAATACAACAGCAGAAATGCTAGAAACAATCCCACAAACAATGCCTGGGACGACCGTTTTGATGACTGACACAATAAACACGACCATGAAAGCGCCACTGTCTACCGCAAGCGGGGCATACAACCAAACAAATTCTACCAACACCAAAAACATCACCGCTTCTATAAATCCCAGAAATTCGACAACGGCTACCACAGAagtgaaccagacctggacaaCAGATACTTACAGCAGTTCCATCATGACTACGGTTGGAAATGTAACAGGCCAGGGATCATCTTCTGTTCTTAACCCAGACCAAGTCAAGGGTCTGATCATGATTTGTACCACCATTGGCTTCCTGACCATTCTCTCCATCGTTTCCTACTCCCTCAAAGTGTGCTGGTGGGACAAACGAACCCCTGGAAATGTTGAGAAGGGGAGAAAAGTCTACGAGGTTCCGCCAACAGCTCCTAGAAAAGTACCGAAGCGGAAGAAATCCTTGCCGAGGGATCCAAGGAGAGCCGGTAGAAGAGGTGACGATCTAGAT TCTGACAGGCCATACCAGACGTTTGACTACGACAAGTATGATCACGCGTACATCCAACCCGTGGACCACCACCCCTCCGGTCGCTACGTGTACGCGTACGGTGGGTCGTCCAAGTCGTCCCTGGGGTCCATGCCCGAGGAACCTGAGGACGTCTATCTCAAGCTGCATGAGTGA